The genome window ACACTAAACTCACCTGTGATTTGGCTCGAAATCATTTTACCTACCCGTGATTTAAAAAGTGTCACTTTACTCACATGAGATATGTTCCGTTTGttttccgtaacccacctctattaaaataaaatcaaaagtaaatatgcatttttgttcaaattttacgtctctctcctcccaaaacaaaaaataacacaaaaatacaagaaaaacaagatcaaaaggaagggttttgtaaaaattaatagaagaactACATCGGCAACAGCCAAGAACCAGTGTCTTCCTACGAAGAAATTACATCCAATATTGAAAGATTGCTATGGCTTTCCAAACATGAAGTGATGTCGCAAGATATCAATGGTGGTTGCTTGTACTCTTTGCTTAGAGAGTTCGAGATTCCAGTGGAAAATCATGGTACTATGGTACAACAAGTTGCTGGATTGGCCGAGACATCAATTAGGATGCCCATTGTTGTGGACATAATATACGTGGAGTTAATGGAAATAGAGGTGCCTATTGTGGATTTGGTGCTCGATTACGATACCATAATCTTGGACTCCATGGAGACTTATGAGCCTAAGTCCATTCCAGCG of Quercus lobata isolate SW786 chromosome 8, ValleyOak3.0 Primary Assembly, whole genome shotgun sequence contains these proteins:
- the LOC115956334 gene encoding E3 ubiquitin-protein ligase RNF181-like; protein product: MSQDINGGCLYSLLREFEIPVENHGTMVQQVAGLAETSIRMPIVVDIIYVELMEIEVPIVDLVLDYDTIILDSMETYEPKSIPATKSSIEALEKIRFQPSSNLIQECSICLEEFQIGFEVTSMPCSHVYHGKCIGKWLQIPG